CTGGGACGAGATCTGCAGCTCGCCTCCCTCGGCGTACGGGCTCTGCACGCGGACGACGTCCTCGTACGTGGCCACCTCGTCGAACAGCTCCTGCATGGCCGCCTCGACCTCGGGGTCGGTCACGCCCTGCTCGGAGTCGACCTCGAACACGATGGTGCCGGTGATGCCGGCGCCCTGGCCGCCGAACTGCTCGTCGAGGGTGTCGAGGCCTCGCTTGGACTCGACGTCGGGGAGGTTGAACTCATCCCGGAAGGCGTTGCCCATGGCGCCGGCGCCGACGTTGGCCAGGACCAACAACAGCACCCAGGCCGCGAGCACCCACCGGCGCCGGTCGTGGCAGAACGGGCCGATGCGGGCGAACCACCCGAGGTCCGGGGCGTCGTCGTCGCCGCCGCCGCTGCCGTTGGCGCCGCCGTTCCGGCTGGCCGACCCGGCGTCGAGGGTGGAGGGGGTGTCGGTCACCTGCGGGGCTCCTTCGTCTGCGGTCACACGGGTTCGACCGGCGACCGCTCTGGAATTCATCGGTGGCGTCTCGCGCCCCTGCCCCGATCGGGGCGCCGCCATGGGCCGCTCGTGGAGGCTACCGGCGCCGCAGGCCGCGGACCACAGCGATTTCGGGTCGCGCGACCGGTCGCGTCCCGCGCCCCGGGCTCACCCCTCCGGGATCGCCTCCCACCATTGGCACCACCACTCGGCGCCGACCAGGATGCGCAGCTTCGGGTGCCAGCAGTACGAGATGTCGGCGGTGTTCTCCAGGTAGTAGAGGCAGTTGTCGCACTTCTCCTCGCCGGACGGGCTGCCCTTCAGCACCGCGTTGGACGAGAGGATGCGGAGCTCCATCGCCAGCTTCTCGTCGATCTCTTTGGGCTCGGGGTCGGGGATCACGTAGTCGGACATGGCGGCGAACCTACCCAGAGGGTGGCGCTACCGTGCCGGGGCGGCCGGTAGGGCGCCGACACGCGACGAGGGGGACATGATGAGCGGGAGCATCGGGCCACTGCTGCCCGCGGACGAGCGCTTCGACCATCAGATCGTCGACACCTTCGCCACGGTCGCGCAGACCGACCCCGGCTGGACCGAGAAGGTGTGCGGCATGGCCTGTGCCCGCGACGGCTCGCTCCAGGTCGCCTTCGGCTTCGGCAAGTACACGAACCGCGACGTGATGGACGGCTACGGCGGCATCTCGATGGGCGTGCAGCAGCGCACCGTGCGTGCCAGCCGGCGGCTCTCGCCCGACCCGTCGACCACCCGCATCGGCCCCCTGCACTACGAGGTGCTCGAGCCGCTGCGCAGGGTGCGGGTGCGCCTCGAGCCCACCGACGTCCAGCCCATCGCCTTCGACCTCACCTTCGAAGGCGTGGTGCCGTGCTTCCTGGAAGAGCGCGAGGACTGGCGGGTGCCCAACGGCTACCGCCACCAGGCCCACCAGATCCGCTACCACCAGACGGGAGTCGGGAGTGGGTGGGTCGAGGTCGACGGCGAGCGGACGGCGATCACGCCCGACGGCTGGGTCTCGACCAGGGACCACTCGTGGGGGGTCCGGCCCGACGTGGGCCTTCCGCTCGGCGACGTCGAGCACCCCGACCGTCCGCCGGAGCTGGCGGTGCTGGCCATCTGGAACCCCGTGCTGCTCACCCGCGACGACGGCTCGCAGTACGCGCTCCACCACTACCTGCGCCGCATCGAGATCCCCGACCTCTACCGCGACGAGCGCTTCCAGGGCGGCATCGAGCACCCTGACGGCCGCAAGGAGCTGTTCGCCACGCACACGCCCGAGATCCGCTTCGATCCGGTGAACCGGCGCTTTCGGGGCGGTCGGTTCGGCTTCACGATGACCGACGGCACGGCGCGGCCGGTCGACGTCGAGGTGGTCAGCGACACGGGGTTCCACCTCGGGACGGGGCTCTACCACGGCTTCGACGGATGGCACCACGGCAGCTTCCGGGGCGAGCTGAACGTCGACGGCGAGCTGGTGCCCGACTGCACGACCCGCGAGGCCGCCGAGCGGGTGCACCAGATCCGCGACTGCGTGGTGAAGGTGACCGACCCGGTCGGCGGCGGCGTGGGCATCGGCAACTGCCAGACCGTGGCCCTCGGTGCCTTCCCCGCATGGGGCCTCCCCACCGCCGACGACTCCTTCCTCTAGCGGACAGACTGCGGGGGTGACGTCACCCCTCACACGACTGCGGCGGCGGCAGGAGTGGACCTTCTTCGGCGTGCTCCCCAAGGCCGACGCCAAGCTCGCCGCGGGCTGGTGGGCCGCGCTCGGCCTGCGGGGCGTGCTGCCGGCCGCGTTCGCGGTCGCGATGGGCGTCGTCACCGCTGCGGTGCAGGACGGCTCCTCCCTGGCGCTGCCCCTCACCTTCATGGGGGTGGTCTTCCTGCTGTTGCAGGTGGTGTTCCCCATCCACGCGGCCATCAGCGCCAACCTCGGTGACCGCACCGCCGCCTGGCTCTACGACGAGCTGACCGAGGCGTGCCTGGCGCCGCCCGGCCTCGCCCACCTCGAGGACACGGAGCTGGCCAACGACCTCCAGGTGGCCCGCGACTTCGACCTGGGCATGACCGGCCCGCCGCTCTCGGTGTCGATGGACTTCATCGCCCAGGGGCTGGCGCAGATGCTGGCCGGTCTGGTCTCCGCGGCGCTGCTCTTCGGGTTCGCCTGGTGGGCGCCGCTGGTGCTGGCCGGCGGTTGGCTGGCGACGCACTGGCTGCTCCGGGAGAGCGGGGTCTGGAAGGACCGCAACACCGACGAGGTGCGGGCCGCGCAGCGTGACGCCGACTACGCCTACCGCCTCGCGGTCGATCCGCCCGCGGCCAAGGAGCTGCGCATGTTCGGTCTGGCGGACTGGACCATCGACCGCTTCATCGCCCGCCGGACCCGACTCCACGAGCTCCAGTACGAGGCCACGAAGCTGCGTGAGCGCTCGGTGCTCTCCAGCCTGGTGGTGGTGCTCGCCGCCAACCTGGTCGTGTTCTGGGCGCTCGCGGAAGCCACCATCAGCGGCGACCTCGGGCTCGGCCGCCTCGTCACCTACGGCTCGGCCGCCCTGGGGGCGTCGCTGATCGCCTTCGGGGGGCTCAACTGGGCCCTCGACGGGTCCGCCGCACCGGTCGCGGCGGTGCTGCGCCTGCGGGCGGCGATGGCGCCGGCCGGGTCGCTGGTGTCGGGCGACCGCCCCGCCGGCGGCCTGCCCGCCCGCGAGCTGCGCTTCCGGGACGTCACCTTCGCCTACCCGAGCGGCGACGGCCTGCCCGTCCTCGACGGCTTCGACCTCACCATCCCCGCCGGCACGTCGCTCGCCATCGTGGGCCAGAACGGCGCCGGCAAGACCACGCTGGCGAAGCTGCTCTGCCGCCTCTACGACCCGCAGCAGGGTGCACTCGAGGTGGACGGCGTGGACGTGCGCGACCTCGACCTCGCGTCGTGGCGCCGCCAGGTGACGGCCGTGTTCCAGGACTTCATCAAGTTCGAGCTGCCCCTGCGGGACAACGTGGTTCCGGGCGGAGCGACGGCCGAGGTCATCGACGAGGTGGTGCTCGCCGCCCTCAGCGACGCCGGCGCCGACGGCCTGGCCGACCTCGACACCATCCTGGCCAAGGGCTATCCGGGGGGCACCGACCTGTCCGGCGGGCAGTGGCAACGGGTGGCGCTGGCGCGGGCACTCGCGGCGGTCTCCCTCGGCGCCGGGGTCGTCCTGCTCGACGAGCCCACGGCGCAGCTCGACGTCCGCGGCGAGGCCGAGATCTTCGATCGCATCCTCACCGCCACGCGCGAGTGCACGACCATCCTCATCTCGCACCGGTTCTCCACCGTGCGTCACGCCGACCGGATCTGCGTGCTCGAGCAGGGCCACGTCGTCGAGCTCGGCACCCACGACGAGCTGATGGCCCAGGGCGGGCGCTACCGCACCATGTTCGACCTCCAGGCGCAGCGCTTCGCCGACGGCCTCACCGCCGAGGGCGACGCTCCCGCCGAGGGCGAGGAGGTGGCCCTCGATGTGTGATCGTCGACTGGCCCGGATCGGCCGCCGACGAGCCCGACCAGACGGGCGCGAGGGCGAGGAGGTGGCGCTCGATGCGTGACCTCGGCCACGGGGGTGGCGAGGACGACGAGCTGCCGCCGGCACTGAAGTCGATGTGGCGGCTCTGCAAGCTGGGCTACCAGCACGAGCCGGCGCTGATGAGCGTCGCCTTCGGGCTCGCCCTGCTGGCCGCCCTCCCCGAGGCGATGCTGGCGCTCGGGTTCGCCGTGCTGGCCAACGCGGTCGAGGACGGCGACGCCGAGCGCATCCGGGTGGTGCTGCTCCTGCTCGGGGTGGCCGCGGTCGCCACCTGGTTCCTGACCACGGTCTCGGCGCGCGTGCAGCGGCGCTTCCGCGACCGCGTGACCATCGCCCTCGAGTCCCACGTGGCCCGGCTCCAGGCCTCGGTGACCACCATCGCCCACCACGAGCGACCCGAGCACCTCGACCGGCTCTCGGTGCTGCGTGACCAGATCTTCGTGCTCGACCACATGTACATGTCGGTCTTCTCGACCGCCGGGTGGATCCTGCGCCTCGGCGTGACCATCGCCCTCCTCGTGGCCATCAGCCCCGTCCTCATCCTGATGGTGCTCTTCGCCCTGCCCACCGTGCTGACGTCCTCGTGGCGGCCCGGGGTCGAACGGACCGCGCGGGAGGCGGGGGCGCCCCATGAGCGCCTGGCCCGTCACCTCTTCGCCACGGCCACCACCGCACCGCCGGCGAAGGAGGTGCGGGTCACCGGCATCGGGCCCCGTCTCGTCGTCGACCGCCGGGACGCGTGGGAGCGGTGGTACGGCCCGCTCGCCGCGACCCGCACCGCGTCCGCGGTCTGGCACAGCCTGGGATGGCTCGTGTTCGGCCTCGGCTTCGTGGGCTCGGTCGTGTACGTGGCCTCGGTGCTCGACGCGCCGGTCGCGCAGGTGCTCCTCGTCCTCGGCGCCGGCTCGCGCCTGTCGGCCTACATCGGGGCGACCGTCGGGGAGATCGGCTTCCTGCGGGGCATCTGGATGGACGGGTCGCAGCGGCTCGCCTGGCTGGAGGACTACGCCGCGTCGGTGGCGTCGGCCGCCGACGTCGACGTGCCCGACCGCCTGCACGAGGGCATCCGCCTCGAGCACGTCAGCTTCGCCTATCCGGGGACCGACCGGCTCGTGCTCGAGGACGTCGACCTCGAGCTGCCGGCGGGTGCGGTGGTGGCCGTGGTGGGGGAGAACGGCGCGGGCAAGACCACCCTCGTGAAGCTGCTGTCCAAGCTGTACGAGCCCACCGCGGGGCGCATCCTCGTCGACGGCGCCGAGCTGTCACGGATGGCCGCCGAGGAGTGGCGGGACCGGCTGGCCGGCGCCTACCAGGACTTCTTCCGCTTCGAGCTGCTCGCCCGACAGAGCGTCGGCGTGGGCGACGTGCCGCATCTGGACGACCGGCCGGCGGTCGAAGCGGCCGTCGAGCGGGCCGGCGCCGACGACGTGGTCGAGGGCTTCGAGCGGGGCCTGGACACCCAGCTCGGCCCGACGTGGCCCGAGGGGGTCGAGGTGTCGTTCGGGCAGTGGCAGAAGCTGGCCCTCGCTCGTGGCTTCATGCGCGAGTCGCCGCTGCTGCTCGTGCTCGACGAGCCCACTGCGGCCCTCGACGCCGAGACCGAGCACGCCCTGTTCGAGCGCTACGCCGCCGGTGCGAAGGACGAGCGCGGGGACGGCCGCATCACCGTGCTCGTGTCGCACAGGTTCTCGACGGTGCGCATGGCCGATCTGATCGTGGTGCTCGACGGCGCCCACGTCGTCGAGGTCGGCTCGCACGAGGACCTGATGGCCCGAGGCGGCCAGTACGCCGAGCTCTACGAGATCCAAGCCGGCGCCTACCGCTGACGCCGGCCCGTCCGGAGGGGGGTCGGGCACCTGCAAGACTCGACGCCGACGTCCCGACCCCTGGGGGTGGTCCAGTGCGCTTCGCCATCATCGGCGCCGGCATGTCCGGCATCCTGGCCTCGATCAAGCTGAGCGAGGCCGGCCACGACGACCAGGTCATCTACGAGAAGGCCGACCGTCTCGGCGGCACCTGGCGGGAGAACACCTACCCGGGCATCGCCTGCGACGTCCCGTCCCACCTCTACAGCTACTCGTTCGCCCCGAACCCGGGGTGGTCGCACCAGTTCTCCCCCGGCGACGAGATCGAGGGCTACTTCGAGAAGGTGGCCGACGACTACGGCGTCACGCCCCGGATCCGCTTCGGCGAGGAGGTCACCCACACCGAGTGGCGCGACGGCCGCTGGCACCTCGAGACCGGCGCCGGCCGCACCGACGAGGCCGACGTGGTCATCGCCGCGACCGGTGTGCTGCACCATCCGCGGATGCCCGACGTCGCCGGTCTCGACACGTTCGCCGGGCCGTGTTTCCACAGCGCCCGTTGGGACCATGGCGTCGACCTCGCCGGCAAGCGGGTCGGCGTGATCGGGACGGGCTCGACCGCGGTCCAGATCGTCTCGGCCATCGTCGACGAGGTCGGCCACCTCGACGTCTTCCAGCGGACGCCCCCGTGGATCTTCCCGGTGCAGAACACGGCCTACACCGACGACGAGCTGGCCGCCTTCCGTGACCACCCCGAGCGCCTCACCCAGCTGCACGACACCCTCGCCGACCTCTTCTCCGGCTTTGCGGCGGCGGTCACGGACGCCGAGTCCGAGCAGAACAAGGGCATCGCCACCGCCTGCGTGGCCAACCTCGAGAACAGCGTCACCGACCCGGAGCTGCGCGAGCGCCTTCGGCCCGATTACGCGCCGGCGTGCAAGCGTCTCATCATGTCCGGGGACTACTACGAGGCCATCCAGAAG
Above is a window of Acidimicrobiales bacterium DNA encoding:
- a CDS encoding ABC transporter ATP-binding protein — protein: MTSPLTRLRRRQEWTFFGVLPKADAKLAAGWWAALGLRGVLPAAFAVAMGVVTAAVQDGSSLALPLTFMGVVFLLLQVVFPIHAAISANLGDRTAAWLYDELTEACLAPPGLAHLEDTELANDLQVARDFDLGMTGPPLSVSMDFIAQGLAQMLAGLVSAALLFGFAWWAPLVLAGGWLATHWLLRESGVWKDRNTDEVRAAQRDADYAYRLAVDPPAAKELRMFGLADWTIDRFIARRTRLHELQYEATKLRERSVLSSLVVVLAANLVVFWALAEATISGDLGLGRLVTYGSAALGASLIAFGGLNWALDGSAAPVAAVLRLRAAMAPAGSLVSGDRPAGGLPARELRFRDVTFAYPSGDGLPVLDGFDLTIPAGTSLAIVGQNGAGKTTLAKLLCRLYDPQQGALEVDGVDVRDLDLASWRRQVTAVFQDFIKFELPLRDNVVPGGATAEVIDEVVLAALSDAGADGLADLDTILAKGYPGGTDLSGGQWQRVALARALAAVSLGAGVVLLDEPTAQLDVRGEAEIFDRILTATRECTTILISHRFSTVRHADRICVLEQGHVVELGTHDELMAQGGRYRTMFDLQAQRFADGLTAEGDAPAEGEEVALDV
- a CDS encoding ABC transporter ATP-binding protein, whose amino-acid sequence is MRDLGHGGGEDDELPPALKSMWRLCKLGYQHEPALMSVAFGLALLAALPEAMLALGFAVLANAVEDGDAERIRVVLLLLGVAAVATWFLTTVSARVQRRFRDRVTIALESHVARLQASVTTIAHHERPEHLDRLSVLRDQIFVLDHMYMSVFSTAGWILRLGVTIALLVAISPVLILMVLFALPTVLTSSWRPGVERTAREAGAPHERLARHLFATATTAPPAKEVRVTGIGPRLVVDRRDAWERWYGPLAATRTASAVWHSLGWLVFGLGFVGSVVYVASVLDAPVAQVLLVLGAGSRLSAYIGATVGEIGFLRGIWMDGSQRLAWLEDYAASVASAADVDVPDRLHEGIRLEHVSFAYPGTDRLVLEDVDLELPAGAVVAVVGENGAGKTTLVKLLSKLYEPTAGRILVDGAELSRMAAEEWRDRLAGAYQDFFRFELLARQSVGVGDVPHLDDRPAVEAAVERAGADDVVEGFERGLDTQLGPTWPEGVEVSFGQWQKLALARGFMRESPLLLVLDEPTAALDAETEHALFERYAAGAKDERGDGRITVLVSHRFSTVRMADLIVVLDGAHVVEVGSHEDLMARGGQYAELYEIQAGAYR
- a CDS encoding NAD(P)/FAD-dependent oxidoreductase, whose product is MRFAIIGAGMSGILASIKLSEAGHDDQVIYEKADRLGGTWRENTYPGIACDVPSHLYSYSFAPNPGWSHQFSPGDEIEGYFEKVADDYGVTPRIRFGEEVTHTEWRDGRWHLETGAGRTDEADVVIAATGVLHHPRMPDVAGLDTFAGPCFHSARWDHGVDLAGKRVGVIGTGSTAVQIVSAIVDEVGHLDVFQRTPPWIFPVQNTAYTDDELAAFRDHPERLTQLHDTLADLFSGFAAAVTDAESEQNKGIATACVANLENSVTDPELRERLRPDYAPACKRLIMSGDYYEAIQKPNAEVVTEGIECVVPEGVRTKDGELHELDVLVCATGFKADAFMRPMDIVGRGGVTLAEAWDPRPNAYLSISIPEFPNLFMLNGPNGPVGNFSLIEVAELQMAYSMGLIDELAAGRCTEICATQEAMDAHEEARVAEMGHTIWVTGCSSWYLDDRGIPATWPWPFEDFRAAMAAPDLAAYERR